A region of Moorena producens PAL-8-15-08-1 DNA encodes the following proteins:
- a CDS encoding CRR6 family NdhI maturation factor, producing the protein MTTIISLNTNHFQTLDLSPAQTVIETWLQDGAIANYEQQLGFKIDFDGDPEDPREFSEIPEVRLWFVRLDATYPWLPFLLDWKSGEFVRYTAMLVPHQFNRTEGIQYNSEALEIFVMQKIFVLTQWLKQWGIQSPSRLKSMAQLLGYELDDTLFDLIETSGGDIKSG; encoded by the coding sequence GTGACTACAATCATTTCCTTAAATACTAACCATTTCCAAACCTTAGACTTGTCTCCAGCTCAGACAGTGATTGAAACGTGGCTGCAAGACGGTGCGATCGCAAACTATGAGCAGCAGCTAGGCTTTAAGATTGATTTTGATGGCGATCCTGAGGATCCTCGGGAATTCTCAGAGATCCCAGAGGTGCGGTTATGGTTTGTGCGCTTGGATGCTACCTATCCCTGGTTACCTTTTTTACTAGATTGGAAATCTGGGGAATTCGTCCGCTATACTGCTATGCTAGTGCCCCACCAATTTAATCGTACAGAAGGCATCCAGTACAACTCTGAAGCCTTAGAAATTTTTGTGATGCAGAAGATATTTGTACTTACTCAATGGTTAAAGCAGTGGGGTATACAGAGCCCATCCCGCCTCAAGTCGATGGCTCAGTTACTCGGCTATGAACTTGATGATACTTTGTTTGATCTGATCGAAACCTCAGGGGGTGATATTAAGTCCGGTTGA